A window of Microcystis aeruginosa FD4 contains these coding sequences:
- a CDS encoding PEP-CTERM sorting domain-containing protein, translating to MTKIQLSLVLATVFGLHTVSPALAGSMYKITDLGTLSPDGTDTRAASINNQGQIVGRSRTAGNTASSGYIWENGTITALPLTGPVNGGTAVTLPGRGGLSRSINDAGMIVGAGDETAGPTDRALLWTPNGSGGYDLNIYNFGGLESYFIDINNSNQIAGYHIFATNRRNAIFWENGTLNDLPSLGGDQNFGLAISDNTEIVGYVDSDTVVNGTNVYSAAFWEQDANGNFVLTNLGIPNGFAQSFARDLNENGLVIVQATNGSGATLTSSGFLWDNGNLINLGSLGGTQGDALSINESGQIVGFSNLASGVAHATLWQNGQLSDLNDLLVNGTGWVLNQATGINESGQIIGFGTFTNGLGQQETRAFLLESVPEPSAIMGLLAVGLFGFTQLRKK from the coding sequence ATGACTAAAATTCAACTTTCGCTCGTTCTAGCCACTGTTTTCGGCTTACATACTGTGTCTCCTGCCCTAGCGGGTTCGATGTATAAAATCACCGACTTGGGTACACTCAGCCCCGATGGTACGGATACGAGGGCAGCCAGCATTAACAACCAAGGTCAAATCGTCGGTCGTTCCCGCACCGCCGGTAATACCGCTTCTAGCGGCTATATCTGGGAAAACGGCACGATAACAGCGTTACCCCTTACTGGCCCAGTTAATGGCGGCACCGCCGTCACTCTCCCTGGTCGCGGTGGTTTATCTCGTTCTATTAATGACGCAGGGATGATTGTCGGTGCGGGAGATGAAACCGCCGGACCCACAGACCGGGCGTTATTGTGGACTCCTAACGGTTCCGGGGGTTACGACCTCAACATTTATAACTTTGGTGGCCTGGAAAGTTATTTTATCGACATCAACAACAGCAATCAGATTGCTGGTTATCATATCTTTGCAACCAATCGAAGAAACGCTATTTTCTGGGAAAATGGCACTCTTAACGACTTACCTAGTCTGGGTGGCGATCAAAATTTCGGTTTAGCTATCAGTGACAACACCGAAATCGTTGGTTATGTGGACTCCGATACTGTAGTGAACGGAACTAATGTTTACAGTGCCGCTTTTTGGGAGCAGGATGCCAATGGTAATTTTGTCCTGACTAATCTAGGAATTCCCAACGGATTCGCCCAAAGTTTTGCCCGAGATCTTAACGAAAATGGCTTAGTTATTGTTCAAGCGACTAATGGTTCAGGAGCCACTTTAACCTCTAGCGGATTCCTCTGGGATAACGGCAATTTGATTAATTTAGGCAGTCTTGGTGGTACGCAAGGCGATGCTTTAAGTATTAACGAATCTGGTCAAATTGTGGGCTTTTCTAATCTTGCTAGTGGAGTCGCCCACGCCACTCTCTGGCAAAATGGTCAACTATCAGACCTGAATGATTTACTTGTCAATGGTACGGGATGGGTTTTAAATCAAGCCACCGGGATTAATGAAAGCGGCCAAATTATCGGTTTTGGCACTTTTACCAATGGATTAGGACAGCAGGAAACCCGGGCTTTTCTCCTAGAGTCTGTTCCCGAACCTAGTGCCATTATGGGACTCTTAGCGGTGGGACTTTTCGGTTTCACACAGTTACGAAAAAAATAG
- a CDS encoding DUF3326 domain-containing protein, whose amino-acid sequence MNSRPYTAVLIIPTGIGAAIGGYAGDGIPVARAIAQVCDRLITHPNVLNGAQLYWPLANTYYVEGYALDRFAQGDWGLSPVHQNRIGLLFDRAIEFDLLQRHLQAADAVRATLGLDLTDYLITDASLNVQLREAASGASWGTIGNPDSLLRGAEKLIKQGRAEAIAIVARFPDDPDSIALANYRHGQGVDPLAGAEAVISHLVVRQFQIPAAHAPALSPLPLDPQLSPKAAAEEIGYTFLPCVLVGLSRAPQLVKQPGPDAIWSREVDALIVPASACGSATVLGFCQEKTVLIAVQENSTRMKVAPEPLGVKAIRVHSYMEAIGAIVCQRAGVSLPSLRPHLNSLRCLSENP is encoded by the coding sequence GTGAATTCCCGTCCCTATACCGCCGTACTAATTATTCCCACCGGCATCGGGGCAGCGATTGGCGGTTATGCTGGGGATGGCATTCCCGTGGCCAGAGCGATCGCCCAAGTCTGCGATCGCCTAATTACCCATCCCAATGTCCTCAACGGCGCACAACTGTACTGGCCTCTAGCCAACACCTATTATGTGGAGGGTTACGCTTTAGATCGTTTTGCTCAGGGGGATTGGGGATTAAGTCCCGTCCATCAAAATCGCATCGGGTTACTATTTGATCGCGCCATTGAATTTGACCTCTTGCAAAGACACCTTCAGGCTGCCGATGCTGTCCGGGCCACCCTAGGCTTAGATCTCACCGATTACCTTATCACCGATGCCTCCTTAAATGTGCAGTTGCGAGAGGCAGCCTCTGGGGCCAGTTGGGGAACAATTGGCAATCCCGACAGCTTGCTGCGGGGAGCAGAAAAACTGATTAAGCAAGGCCGGGCAGAAGCGATCGCCATTGTTGCCCGTTTTCCCGACGATCCCGATAGCATTGCCCTGGCTAATTATCGCCATGGTCAGGGGGTGGATCCCCTTGCCGGGGCCGAAGCGGTGATTTCCCATCTGGTGGTGCGACAATTCCAAATACCGGCGGCCCACGCTCCCGCTTTAAGTCCGCTGCCCCTGGATCCGCAACTTTCCCCCAAGGCCGCAGCCGAAGAAATCGGTTATACTTTTTTACCCTGCGTTTTGGTGGGTTTAAGTCGCGCCCCCCAATTGGTCAAGCAGCCCGGTCCCGATGCTATTTGGAGCCGCGAGGTGGACGCGCTGATCGTTCCCGCCAGTGCTTGTGGCTCTGCCACAGTTTTGGGTTTTTGTCAAGAGAAAACTGTACTGATTGCCGTACAGGAAAATAGTACAAGAATGAAGGTGGCCCCGGAACCTCTGGGGGTGAAAGCAATTAGGGTACACTCGTATATGGAGGCAATCGGTGCGATCGTTTGTCAACGGGCCGGGGTTAGCCTCCCATCTCTTCGCCCTCATTTAAACTCTTTACGCTGTTTATCCGAGAATCCGTGA
- a CDS encoding CPBP family intramembrane glutamic endopeptidase yields MTNSPNSEFDPLTRTQVLTIMAVTAIILLVVAKVWQYFGAIAIPAIRWTLPDFLFGLALAGAISGISGLLYRFWPSYRHSANAYLELVIKPLAWPDLIWVGLLPGLSEELLFRGVILPALGLNIFGLTVSSLIFGILHFSGSQQWPYVIWATVVGFALGYTVIITGNLLIPILAHIITNLLASFLWKLQHSNQ; encoded by the coding sequence GTGACTAATTCCCCTAATTCCGAATTTGACCCCCTGACACGCACACAAGTCCTCACCATTATGGCGGTAACGGCGATTATCTTGCTGGTAGTCGCCAAAGTCTGGCAATATTTCGGTGCGATCGCTATTCCCGCCATTCGCTGGACCCTTCCTGATTTCCTGTTCGGATTAGCCTTAGCGGGGGCGATTAGTGGAATTAGTGGGCTTCTCTATCGTTTTTGGCCTAGTTATCGCCATAGTGCTAACGCTTACTTAGAATTAGTCATTAAACCTTTAGCATGGCCCGATTTAATTTGGGTTGGATTACTGCCGGGGTTAAGTGAAGAATTATTATTTCGCGGGGTGATTTTGCCGGCTTTGGGCTTAAATATCTTTGGTTTAACCGTTTCTAGTCTGATTTTTGGTATCCTCCATTTTAGCGGTTCCCAACAATGGCCCTATGTTATCTGGGCAACTGTTGTCGGTTTTGCCCTCGGTTATACCGTCATCATCACCGGTAATTTATTAATCCCGATCCTCGCTCATATTATCACCAATCTCCTCGCTAGTTTTCTCTGGAAATTACAGCATAGTAATCAGTAA
- a CDS encoding DUF3531 family protein — protein sequence MEVQFREFNPFDVWFWLEFSTVPSNMEQQYVEEVFASWFYLGKLGAFNAENLQVQEVGVDISYMEYDPDLAENAFMSPMHNMTDFEYLGTWGRCWFDLGTSDPIALDILINALTQLSRDFVDIKRLIIGGENQDWPVSDRSNYLFSE from the coding sequence ATGGAAGTACAATTTCGCGAATTTAATCCTTTTGATGTCTGGTTTTGGCTGGAATTTTCGACGGTTCCCTCGAATATGGAACAGCAATATGTAGAAGAAGTTTTTGCCTCTTGGTTTTATTTGGGTAAATTAGGGGCTTTCAATGCGGAAAACCTACAGGTACAGGAGGTGGGAGTCGATATTAGTTATATGGAATACGATCCAGATCTGGCCGAAAATGCCTTTATGTCACCGATGCACAATATGACCGATTTTGAATACTTAGGTACTTGGGGACGTTGTTGGTTTGACCTTGGTACTAGCGATCCTATTGCTTTAGATATTTTAATCAATGCCTTGACCCAATTAAGTAGGGATTTTGTCGATATTAAACGGTTAATTATCGGTGGAGAAAATCAAGATTGGCCAGTTAGCGATCGCAGCAATTATCTCTTTAGCGAATAA
- a CDS encoding GH116 family glycosyl hydrolase, with amino-acid sequence MLNLISLPEIPAAAWKRPLGKGWEKPYSVRYASNLDDGPWHGMPLGGFGAGCIGRSPKGDFNLWHLDGGEHSFNRLAACQFSIFEQTEDGSAQAYAMATESPKDGTLSRWSWYPAEKGNYSSLYPRSWYEYKDVFQTQLICEQFSPVWAHNYQESSYPIALFEWTAHNPTDKPITISIMLTWQNTIGWFTNAIKSPVVKVRDDGSPVYEYQSKWGESEGNYNQWIVDNFRVGCLMRRDYENPGEGDGQMAIASITNPSLEVFYLGKWNPAGDGGEVWDYFAMNGSLPDIEDETPAQKGEQTATAMAIRFTIRPGKTGKIPFILAWDLPVTEFAQGINYYRRYTDFFGRNGQNAWAMVRTALKHGDTWRENIINWQKPILERSDLADWFKMALFNELYLLTDGGTLWTAATEQDPIGQFGVLECIDYRWYESLDVRLYGSFGLLMLWPRLEKAVMEAFARAIPTHDDTPRIIGYNQASAIRKAKNATPHDLGAPNEHPWQKSNYTSYQDCNLWKDLGSDFVLLVYRDYLLTGAKDEDFLRECWPSIVLTLQYLKTFDLDNDGIPENSGAPDQTFDDWRLQGISAYCGGLWIAALEAALKIGAILGEDTAIFASWLQQSRAIYHETLWNGEYYNLDSGSGSDVVMTDQLCGQFYAGLLSLPDVVENQYTQSALSKIYEVCFLKFHGGKFGAANGLKPDGTPENPDATHPLEVWTGINFGLVAFLMQMGLEKQGWQITEAVVRQIYENGLQFRTPEAITSVGTFRACHYLRAMAIWAIYGVLTEFQG; translated from the coding sequence ATGCTTAATCTCATCTCCCTTCCAGAAATTCCCGCCGCTGCTTGGAAACGTCCTCTGGGCAAAGGTTGGGAAAAACCCTACAGCGTCCGCTACGCCAGCAATTTAGATGATGGTCCTTGGCATGGGATGCCCCTAGGAGGATTTGGGGCCGGTTGCATCGGACGTTCCCCCAAAGGTGACTTTAACCTCTGGCATCTGGACGGTGGTGAACACAGTTTTAATCGCCTTGCGGCCTGTCAATTTAGCATTTTTGAACAAACAGAAGACGGAAGCGCCCAAGCCTACGCTATGGCGACGGAAAGCCCCAAGGATGGAACTTTATCGCGCTGGTCGTGGTATCCAGCCGAAAAGGGAAACTATTCGTCCCTTTATCCCCGCAGTTGGTACGAGTACAAAGATGTTTTTCAGACTCAATTAATTTGCGAACAATTCTCACCGGTTTGGGCGCATAATTATCAAGAAAGTAGTTATCCTATTGCCCTATTTGAATGGACGGCTCATAATCCCACCGATAAACCAATTACTATTAGTATTATGCTGACTTGGCAAAATACAATCGGTTGGTTTACTAACGCGATTAAATCCCCGGTGGTTAAAGTGAGAGATGATGGTAGTCCCGTCTATGAATATCAATCAAAATGGGGGGAAAGTGAGGGTAATTATAATCAATGGATTGTCGATAATTTCCGCGTTGGCTGTCTAATGCGTCGGGATTACGAAAACCCCGGGGAAGGGGATGGACAGATGGCGATTGCCAGTATCACTAATCCGAGTCTAGAGGTATTTTATCTGGGTAAATGGAACCCTGCCGGCGATGGGGGCGAAGTTTGGGATTATTTCGCCATGAATGGCTCTTTACCGGATATTGAGGACGAAACCCCCGCCCAAAAAGGGGAACAAACGGCCACGGCCATGGCGATTCGTTTTACCATTCGTCCGGGTAAAACTGGCAAAATTCCTTTTATTTTAGCCTGGGATTTACCCGTCACGGAATTTGCTCAAGGAATTAACTATTATCGTCGTTATACGGACTTTTTCGGTCGCAATGGTCAAAATGCTTGGGCGATGGTACGCACGGCTTTAAAACACGGCGATACATGGCGAGAAAATATTATTAACTGGCAAAAACCGATCCTAGAACGCAGCGATCTGGCCGATTGGTTTAAAATGGCTTTATTTAACGAATTATACCTCCTAACTGACGGCGGGACTCTCTGGACGGCAGCCACGGAACAGGATCCTATCGGTCAATTTGGGGTCTTAGAATGTATTGATTATCGTTGGTATGAAAGTCTGGATGTGCGTCTCTATGGTTCCTTTGGGTTATTGATGTTATGGCCGCGCTTAGAAAAGGCCGTCATGGAAGCTTTTGCCAGGGCAATTCCCACCCACGACGACACTCCTCGGATTATCGGTTATAACCAAGCTAGTGCCATTCGTAAGGCTAAAAATGCCACTCCCCACGATTTAGGTGCGCCCAATGAACACCCTTGGCAAAAGAGTAATTACACCAGTTATCAAGATTGTAATCTCTGGAAAGATTTAGGCAGTGATTTTGTTTTATTAGTCTATCGGGATTATTTATTAACGGGGGCTAAAGATGAGGATTTTCTGCGGGAATGTTGGCCGTCAATTGTCCTGACTTTGCAATATTTAAAAACTTTTGACCTTGATAACGATGGGATTCCCGAAAATTCCGGCGCACCAGACCAAACCTTTGATGATTGGCGTTTACAGGGAATTAGTGCCTATTGTGGTGGTTTGTGGATAGCGGCACTAGAAGCGGCGCTTAAAATTGGGGCAATTCTTGGGGAAGATACGGCAATTTTTGCCAGTTGGTTACAGCAATCTCGCGCTATTTATCATGAGACTCTCTGGAATGGAGAATATTATAATTTAGATAGTGGCAGTGGTTCCGATGTGGTGATGACTGACCAATTATGCGGTCAATTTTATGCCGGTTTATTGAGTTTACCAGATGTGGTAGAAAATCAATACACCCAATCAGCTTTAAGCAAGATTTATGAGGTTTGTTTTCTCAAGTTTCATGGGGGAAAATTTGGGGCTGCTAACGGTTTAAAACCCGATGGTACTCCCGAAAATCCTGACGCTACCCATCCCCTAGAAGTGTGGACAGGAATTAATTTTGGATTGGTGGCTTTTTTGATGCAAATGGGACTGGAAAAGCAAGGATGGCAAATTACCGAAGCGGTGGTGCGACAAATTTATGAAAATGGCTTACAATTTCGCACCCCGGAAGCGATTACATCGGTGGGAACTTTTCGCGCCTGTCATTATCTGCGCGCCATGGCTATCTGGGCAATCTATGGGGTTTTGACGGAATTTCAGGGATAA
- a CDS encoding plasmid stability protein stbB, producing MLIAATAKSHKLTLVTRNIRDFEGCEILLFNPFS from the coding sequence ATGCTAATTGCCGCAACAGCTAAAAGTCATAAACTGACTTTAGTAACGCGCAATATTCGTGACTTTGAAGGCTGCGAGATTTTGCTTTTCAATCCATTTAGCTAA
- a CDS encoding pentapeptide repeat-containing protein, translating to MGALLKGCWLLIIVFLFFCVHSLPSLAVVDRVPLTVTLLQERLSAPVLKEGMTTIDLANLVIDIRDENKELQEQFYQQIQGQINRAKQPLGLDFSNSLIQGNFIASRLGLPTPLTKVALATLLSPTEEQLLQQDENFLFDSDEPVFNVTVFRGPVKLQGTVFMGEVDFSKTFFLQIVEAMAAKFSRESNWLESRFARVAKFSKATFMGDVNFSQSQFLNKAIFRTAHFKSITNFHGSHFTAEAYFDQTKYDKTADFTRTFWEKEANFSQSQWRDRPLFSKSRFLSLLTFRNATFEKSGAFRSSYFNGVVSFQDVKLLDQVDFSNSTFTKNSYLSVSGLAFDSDKAKILGDRGVIGQAIYLPTLAGNETVLRNLVRNFRSLEQIADANQIEYKTEKLRLQQLKQKLNNISFIRLINLTWVADFLHTSFLTLLLLLSQDGTNFSLVFGTGIIIFAYFGCLFWLIDRVRRLTPKPVIPNGYEILCMVTSYIILTLSGVFNILQSASRPLLTLTAIALILVPLPLILVIELYRRGRYHDLMDSSYFLQDSSMRQLRLLITRLPVVPEFPLFRDRYTPIPWQKRWNWLNYYDLSLNNLLKLGFNDWRVRDQELPAIVSFLVWYQWGIGIFYITLLIWTLSRTIPGLNLLIYLK from the coding sequence GTGGGTGCGTTGTTGAAAGGCTGCTGGTTACTAATTATTGTTTTTCTGTTTTTCTGTGTACATTCTCTCCCTAGTTTGGCAGTAGTGGATAGGGTTCCCTTAACAGTAACTTTATTGCAGGAACGTTTAAGCGCACCCGTCCTTAAAGAAGGGATGACTACTATCGATTTAGCCAATTTAGTTATCGATATCCGCGATGAAAATAAAGAACTGCAAGAACAATTTTATCAACAGATTCAAGGTCAAATTAATCGCGCTAAACAACCCCTAGGTTTAGATTTTAGTAATTCCTTAATTCAAGGCAATTTTATCGCTTCCCGTCTGGGTTTACCGACTCCTTTAACAAAAGTAGCTCTCGCTACCTTATTATCACCCACGGAAGAACAGTTATTACAACAGGACGAAAATTTTTTATTCGATAGCGACGAACCAGTTTTTAATGTCACAGTATTTCGCGGACCGGTGAAGTTGCAGGGAACCGTATTTATGGGAGAAGTGGACTTTTCTAAGACTTTTTTTCTGCAAATTGTCGAAGCAATGGCAGCAAAATTTAGTCGTGAAAGTAATTGGTTAGAATCCCGTTTTGCGAGGGTAGCGAAATTTAGCAAAGCCACTTTTATGGGAGATGTAAATTTTAGTCAAAGTCAATTTTTAAATAAAGCCATCTTTCGCACGGCCCATTTTAAAAGTATTACTAACTTCCATGGCAGTCATTTTACTGCCGAAGCTTATTTTGATCAAACCAAATACGATAAAACCGCCGATTTTACCCGTACTTTCTGGGAAAAAGAAGCCAATTTTTCCCAAAGTCAATGGCGAGATCGTCCGCTATTTTCTAAGAGTAGATTTTTAAGTTTATTAACCTTTAGAAATGCCACTTTTGAAAAATCGGGTGCTTTCCGGTCTAGTTATTTTAATGGTGTGGTTAGTTTTCAAGATGTGAAACTTTTAGATCAGGTAGATTTTAGTAATTCCACTTTTACTAAAAATAGTTATTTAAGTGTATCAGGATTAGCTTTTGATTCCGATAAAGCGAAAATACTGGGAGATAGGGGGGTAATTGGTCAAGCAATTTATTTACCAACCCTAGCAGGAAATGAAACAGTTTTAAGAAATTTAGTTCGTAATTTTCGCTCCCTAGAACAAATTGCCGATGCTAACCAAATTGAATACAAAACCGAAAAATTGCGATTACAACAGTTAAAACAAAAGCTAAATAATATCTCATTTATTCGCCTAATTAATCTCACTTGGGTAGCTGATTTTCTGCATACTTCTTTCCTTACTTTACTATTACTCTTAAGTCAAGATGGTACAAATTTTAGTTTAGTTTTCGGCACAGGAATCATAATTTTTGCCTATTTTGGCTGTTTATTTTGGTTAATTGATCGCGTGCGTCGTCTCACTCCTAAACCAGTAATTCCTAATGGTTATGAAATCCTTTGTATGGTAACTAGCTATATTATTCTAACCCTTTCAGGTGTGTTTAATATCCTTCAATCTGCTAGTCGTCCCCTGCTAACTTTAACAGCTATTGCCCTAATTCTTGTCCCCTTACCCTTAATTTTAGTTATCGAACTTTATCGTCGGGGACGCTATCACGATTTAATGGATAGTTCCTATTTTCTGCAAGATAGTAGTATGCGACAATTACGATTATTAATCACCCGTTTACCCGTGGTTCCCGAATTTCCCCTCTTTCGCGATCGTTATACTCCTATTCCTTGGCAAAAGCGTTGGAATTGGTTAAATTATTATGATTTAAGTCTCAATAATTTGCTAAAATTAGGCTTTAATGATTGGCGAGTTCGCGATCAAGAATTACCCGCTATTGTTTCTTTTTTAGTTTGGTATCAATGGGGTATCGGCATCTTTTATATCACTCTCCTTATCTGGACTCTCTCGCGCACGATTCCGGGGTTAAATCTCTTGATTTATTTAAAATAA
- a CDS encoding DUF2103 domain-containing protein: MNNGRLVWNHSTHIPGLIAVLEKLITYQGITTVTPGVLSRSKGHCPRLQLRISVPIRGGFKLIARTGKSVQEVFVITDLNQEDLEIAIQACLGK, from the coding sequence ATGAATAATGGTCGCTTAGTTTGGAATCATTCTACTCATATTCCGGGGTTGATTGCGGTATTAGAAAAGTTAATTACCTATCAAGGAATCACCACTGTCACCCCGGGGGTACTTTCTCGCTCAAAAGGTCATTGTCCGCGGTTACAATTGCGTATCTCAGTGCCAATTCGTGGTGGTTTTAAGCTGATTGCGAGGACAGGAAAAAGTGTGCAGGAAGTCTTTGTTATCACCGATTTAAACCAAGAGGACTTAGAAATAGCTATCCAAGCTTGTTTAGGAAAATAA
- the clpS gene encoding ATP-dependent Clp protease adapter ClpS: MASAPSTTLDKSTQVIKKTYPNYKVIVLNDDFNTFDHVANCLIKYIPDMTTDRAWELTNQVHYQGQAIVWTGPQEQAELYHQQLRREGLTMAPLEAA, translated from the coding sequence ATGGCCAGCGCACCTAGTACCACCTTAGATAAGTCCACCCAAGTTATCAAAAAGACTTATCCCAACTATAAAGTTATTGTTCTCAACGATGACTTTAACACCTTCGATCATGTGGCCAATTGTTTAATTAAATATATCCCGGATATGACTACCGATCGAGCTTGGGAATTAACTAATCAAGTTCACTACCAAGGACAAGCAATTGTCTGGACAGGTCCCCAAGAACAAGCGGAACTTTATCACCAACAATTACGACGGGAAGGATTAACCATGGCTCCCCTAGAGGCCGCATAA
- a CDS encoding glycosyltransferase family 4 protein, which yields MRIALFTETFLPKIDGIVTRLKHTVEHLQRLGHQVLVFSPDGGLKEYKGAKIHGVTGIPLPLYPELKMAFPRPSVGQALERFKPDIIHVVNPAVLGLGGIYFAKTMNIPLVASYHTHLPQYLQHYGLGSLEGLLWELLKLAHNQASLNLCTSTAMVQELSSRGIEKVELWQRGVDTELFQPHLKSPAMRLKLSQNNPDSPLLLYVGRVSAEKEIDRIKPVLEAIPEARFAIVGDGPHREALTSHFAETNTHFVGYLQGLELASAFASADAFLFPSRTETLGLVLLESMAAGCPVVAANSGGIPDIVTDGVNGHLFDPRDEKGLISATQRLLTAKAEREELRRNARLEAEKWAWQAATKQLLNYYHRVLNNNSVAFAA from the coding sequence ATGCGAATTGCTCTTTTTACAGAAACTTTCTTACCGAAAATCGATGGAATTGTCACCCGTCTTAAACATACCGTTGAACACCTACAAAGATTAGGTCATCAGGTATTAGTTTTCTCTCCCGATGGCGGTTTAAAAGAGTACAAAGGTGCTAAAATTCATGGAGTTACAGGGATTCCCTTACCCCTATATCCGGAATTAAAAATGGCTTTCCCCCGGCCTTCAGTCGGTCAAGCTTTAGAGAGGTTCAAACCCGATATTATTCATGTGGTTAACCCGGCTGTTTTAGGATTGGGAGGCATTTATTTTGCCAAAACTATGAACATTCCCCTCGTCGCTTCCTATCATACCCATCTCCCCCAATACCTACAACACTACGGGTTAGGTTCCCTAGAAGGATTACTCTGGGAATTATTAAAACTGGCCCACAATCAAGCAAGTTTAAATCTCTGCACTTCCACTGCTATGGTGCAAGAATTATCTAGTCGTGGCATTGAAAAGGTAGAGCTTTGGCAAAGGGGAGTCGATACGGAATTATTTCAACCTCATTTAAAATCCCCAGCTATGAGACTGAAATTATCCCAAAATAACCCCGATAGTCCCCTCTTATTATACGTTGGTCGGGTCTCGGCCGAAAAAGAAATTGATCGCATTAAACCAGTATTAGAAGCGATTCCCGAAGCAAGATTTGCTATTGTGGGAGATGGTCCCCATCGGGAAGCTTTAACAAGTCATTTTGCTGAGACAAATACCCATTTTGTCGGTTATTTACAGGGGTTAGAATTAGCCTCCGCTTTTGCTTCCGCAGATGCTTTTCTTTTTCCCTCACGCACAGAAACCCTCGGTTTGGTACTCTTAGAATCCATGGCTGCCGGTTGTCCGGTAGTGGCGGCAAATTCAGGGGGAATTCCTGATATTGTCACCGATGGAGTTAATGGTCATCTCTTCGATCCTAGGGATGAAAAAGGTTTAATTAGTGCCACCCAAAGATTACTAACCGCCAAGGCGGAAAGAGAGGAATTACGACGAAATGCGCGTCTAGAAGCCGAAAAATGGGCATGGCAAGCGGCCACCAAACAGTTATTAAATTACTATCACCGGGTTTTGAATAATAATTCTGTGGCTTTTGCCGCTTAA
- a CDS encoding 4'-phosphopantetheinyl transferase family protein yields the protein MFISTDEVHLYFISLDPSGDRREKLASLLSEDEIIRANRYHFPEHKRRFLVARGCLREILGSYLAISPEKIEFIYSERGKPSINYQLQFNLSHSEEMAICGLTLTARIGVDLEKMRQMKDLDSLTKRFFCAREHELVEKSAEKEKLFFQLWTAKEAYLKALGTGISGGLDRVEVGLNPLKLDNVAGEWQLWTAAIGDNYRATVVIEGSDRVIKTFGLSDL from the coding sequence ATGTTTATATCTACCGATGAGGTTCATCTCTATTTTATCAGTCTCGATCCGTCTGGGGATAGACGAGAAAAACTGGCTTCTTTGCTCTCTGAAGATGAAATAATTAGAGCTAATCGTTACCATTTTCCCGAACACAAGCGGCGTTTTTTGGTGGCTAGGGGATGTTTACGGGAGATTTTAGGGTCATATTTGGCGATAAGTCCCGAAAAAATCGAGTTTATCTACAGTGAACGGGGAAAACCGAGTATTAACTACCAATTGCAGTTTAATCTCTCCCATTCCGAGGAGATGGCAATCTGTGGCTTGACTTTAACCGCTCGCATTGGGGTAGATTTAGAGAAAATGCGCCAGATGAAAGATTTAGATAGCTTGACAAAAAGGTTTTTTTGTGCTAGGGAACATGAGCTTGTTGAAAAGTCCGCCGAGAAGGAAAAGTTATTTTTTCAGTTATGGACGGCAAAAGAGGCTTATTTGAAGGCACTGGGAACGGGAATTAGCGGGGGACTCGATCGAGTGGAAGTGGGCCTCAATCCCTTAAAATTAGACAATGTGGCGGGGGAATGGCAATTATGGACCGCAGCAATCGGCGATAATTATCGAGCAACGGTGGTTATCGAAGGTAGCGATCGAGTGATTAAAACCTTTGGCCTTTCTGATCTATGA